In one Magallana gigas chromosome 7, xbMagGiga1.1, whole genome shotgun sequence genomic region, the following are encoded:
- the LOC136270309 gene encoding uncharacterized protein, whose amino-acid sequence MGWTRGVDPNSFLKTHIQGVLNHGLKSLDLYVDINEYQHDANLVMNVILKSISQALSKTGFLQSTLYIQADNCARENKNRFVLGFCELLVKLDIFNEVHLSFLHVGHTHEDIDASFSQLSTKLRNSDAETMPKLLSLLNGAKQLRGLFDIKTWLAPCLNNIKKHSKPLHFKYSRDISKKVIMQYKANSSRPWTFTEENMLHSIPSGNPKILIPPNFYKIDLVAVKRNVEKQQYNLPGDSEYKWWLQYLKYLQLVKDNKDALFDYAKREADWLLPKLMNKQKLTENSNADIEHHLLEMLDRELDDHEVVLSKSKPKKSKKCKEKG is encoded by the exons ATGGGATGGACCAGA GGTGTAGACCCAAACAGTTTTTTGAAAACCCACATTCAAGGGGTATTGAATCATGGGCTAAAGTCACTAGATCTTTATGTGGACATAAATGAATACCAGCACGATGCAAATCTTGTAATGAATGTCATATTGAAAAGCATCAGCCAGGCGTTATCAAAA ACTGGATTTCTTCAAAGTACATTATACATCCAAGCTGACAACTGTGCTAGAGagaataaaaatagatttgtcCTTGGCTTTTGTGAGCTACTGGTCAAATTGGACATTTTCAACGAA gtTCACTTGTCTTTTCTCCACGTGGGTCATACACATGAAGACATTGATGCCTCGTTTTCTCAATTATCAACGAAGTTGCGAAATTCGGATGCAGAGACAATGCCAAAACTTCTTTCTTTGCTCAATGGTGCTAAACAATTGAGAGGTCTATTCGACATTAAAACCTGGCTTGCACCGTGtttgaataatattaaaaaacattcCAAACCACTTCATTTCAAGTATAGCCGAGACATATCAAAAAAAGTTATAATGCAGTACAAGGCAAATAGCAGTCGACCATGGACTTTCACAGAAGAGAACATGTTACATTCAATTCCTTCTGGTAATCCCAAAATTCTTATACCTCCAAACTTTTACAAAATCGACCTAGTAGCTGTAAAGAGAAATGTTGAAAAGCAGCAGTACAATTTGCCTGGAGATAGCGAGTACAAATGGTGGttacaatatttgaaatactTACAACTTGTTAAGGACAACAAAGATGCTTTGTTTGATTATGCCAAAAGAGAAGCGGATTGGCTGTTACCAAAACTGATGAACAAACAAAAGCTCACAGAAAACTCCAATGCAGACATTGAACACCATTTACTTGAAATGCTAGACAGAGAGCTTGATGATCATGAG gTAGTCCTTTCAAAATCCAAACCAAAGAAATccaagaaatgtaaagaaaaaggaTGA
- the LOC105340872 gene encoding uncharacterized protein isoform X2 yields the protein MSREVILTDDEIFKSIDGDMIEKSLKGTHVKVHVDNLISPSSDHCIRLLNENHVNELADSFIQNFQPYTTLVGLLRVCENVPIADLCLPGKKSVEVLGGNHTRAALQRILNSDECVQKEKYEFVYMDIYQNLTKDQALFLAFKHNEIHEHSQELSFAEKVSFFRKLLLTCRRNYAGQTPKTISTKWRSEIAAIMNKSKTELKNSYKVHLNLAASEDDIWELIKDVFTAFEHGCIKGQKRSEQCSQYCFWHFSKVKRKDLKILLLTRFKNGDLIPEEFRSACQRCERESTTEVPEEKSPTKRMKTTSQKRKANDEAETESITKCKRSKKKMAEKETQIDSDNKEIKELKQKIVTMSEKLRCTEQSLIEQKHLVKEKDGKIVKRIIDLEKELEVEIQNRMHAEEAAVRARQNTQITPTSQQKSLEKRKSVPDDLPRVRSAGEKKKNKEIEEEQEKEILLVEYTNGKIFYAARKGAILTYCHKPVGLIRDAQFVHSPQKHSFKLNDKDQQTFQQEFIILSMKGIVDENIIKIDKLSTTVDEQLVAITKYIEEK from the exons ATGTCCCGAGAAGTCATTTTAACTGAcgatgaaattttcaaaagtatagATGGTGACATGattgaaaaatcattaaaag GTACTCATGTCAAAGTACATGTTGATAACCTTATTTCTCCGAGCAGTGACCATTGCATTagattattaaatgaaaatcacgTGAATGAACTTGCAGATTCATTCATTCAAAACTTCCAGCCTTACACTACATTAGTTGGACTTCTACGTGTATGTGAAAATGTCCCTATTGCTGACCTTTGTTTACCAGGAAAAAAATCTGTAGAGGTTCTGGGTGGAAACCACACCAGAGCAGCATTACAAAGAATTTTGAATTCTGATGAATGTGTGCAAAAGGAAAAATACGAATTTGTTTATATGGACATCTATCAGAACTTGACCAAAGATCAAGCTTTGTTTCTAGCATTTAAGCACAATGAAATTCATGAACACTCCCAGGAGTTAAGTTTTGCAGAAAAAGTCAGCTTTTTTCGAAAACTGCTCCTAACTTGTCGGAGGAATTACGCTGGACAGACCCCCAAAACTATTTCAACTAAATGGAGGTCAGAAATTGCAGCAATCATGAATAAATCG aaaaCTGAACTGAAAAATTCTTACAAGGTTCACCTTAATTTAGCAGCCAGTGAAGATGACATTTGGGAACTTATTAAAGACGTCTTCACAGCTTTCGAGCACGGTTGTATTAAAGGACAAAAAAGATCAGAACAGTGCTCTCAGTACTGTTTCTGGCATTTTTCGAAGGTTAAAAGAAAAGACCTTAAAATATTGTTGCTTACAAGATTTAAGAATGGAGACCTCATTCCAGAAGAATTCCGCAGCGCTTGTCAGAG atgtGAAAGAGAAAGTACTACAGAAGTGCCTGAAGAGAAATCACCTACTAAACG CATGAAAACGACTTCGCAGAAAAGGAAAGCCAATGACGAAGCAGAAACAGAAAGTATTACAAAATGCAAACG gtcaaaaaagaaaatggcTGAAAAAGAAACCCAGATTGACTCGgacaataaagaaattaaagaactaaaacagaaaattgtgaccatgtcgGAAAAGCTAAGATGTACAGAACAGTCTTTGATTGAACAAAAACATTTGGTGAAAGAAAAAGATGGCAAGATTGTT aaGAGGATTATTGATTTGGAAAAAGAACTTGAAGTGGAAATTCAGAATAGAATGCATGCTGAGGAGGCTGCAGTACGGGCTAGGCAAAATACTCAGATCACACCCACCAGTCAGCAG aaAAGTTTAGAGAAAAGGAAGAGCGTTCCAGATGATTTACCAAGGGTTCGTTCAGCTGGTGAGAAAAAG aaaaacaaagaaatagaggaggaacaagaaaaagaaatcctatTGGTTGAATACACCAACggcaaaatattttatgctgCAAGAAAAGGAGCTATTCTCACATATTGCCACAAGCCAGTAGGATTAATTAGAGATGCCCAATTTGTCCATTCCCCTCAAAAACATTCCTTTAAACTTAATGACAAGGATCAGCAAACTTTCCAACAGGAATTTATTATCTTATCAATGAAGGGAATAGTTGATGAGAACATTATCAAAATAGATAAACTGTCCACAACTGTAGATGAGCAGTTGGTAGCAATTACCAAATACATTGAGGAAAAATAA
- the LOC105340872 gene encoding CAP-Gly domain-containing linker protein 1 isoform X1 — MSREVILTDDEIFKSIDGDMIEKSLKGTHVKVHVDNLISPSSDHCIRLLNENHVNELADSFIQNFQPYTTLVGLLRVCENVPIADLCLPGKKSVEVLGGNHTRAALQRILNSDECVQKEKYEFVYMDIYQNLTKDQALFLAFKHNEIHEHSQELSFAEKVSFFRKLLLTCRRNYAGQTPKTISTKWRSEIAAIMNKSKTELKNSYKVHLNLAASEDDIWELIKDVFTAFEHGCIKGQKRSEQCSQYCFWHFSKVKRKDLKILLLTRFKNGDLIPEEFRSACQRCERESTTEVPEEKSPTKRMKTTSQKRKANDEAETESITKCKRSKKKMAEKETQIDSDNKEIKELKQKIVTMSEKLRCTEQSLIEQKHLVKEKDGKIVVLKKQLISVVTKAEEQKVMVANLNKRIIDLEKELEVEIQNRMHAEEAAVRARQNTQITPTSQQKSLEKRKSVPDDLPRVRSAGEKKKNKEIEEEQEKEILLVEYTNGKIFYAARKGAILTYCHKPVGLIRDAQFVHSPQKHSFKLNDKDQQTFQQEFIILSMKGIVDENIIKIDKLSTTVDEQLVAITKYIEEK, encoded by the exons ATGTCCCGAGAAGTCATTTTAACTGAcgatgaaattttcaaaagtatagATGGTGACATGattgaaaaatcattaaaag GTACTCATGTCAAAGTACATGTTGATAACCTTATTTCTCCGAGCAGTGACCATTGCATTagattattaaatgaaaatcacgTGAATGAACTTGCAGATTCATTCATTCAAAACTTCCAGCCTTACACTACATTAGTTGGACTTCTACGTGTATGTGAAAATGTCCCTATTGCTGACCTTTGTTTACCAGGAAAAAAATCTGTAGAGGTTCTGGGTGGAAACCACACCAGAGCAGCATTACAAAGAATTTTGAATTCTGATGAATGTGTGCAAAAGGAAAAATACGAATTTGTTTATATGGACATCTATCAGAACTTGACCAAAGATCAAGCTTTGTTTCTAGCATTTAAGCACAATGAAATTCATGAACACTCCCAGGAGTTAAGTTTTGCAGAAAAAGTCAGCTTTTTTCGAAAACTGCTCCTAACTTGTCGGAGGAATTACGCTGGACAGACCCCCAAAACTATTTCAACTAAATGGAGGTCAGAAATTGCAGCAATCATGAATAAATCG aaaaCTGAACTGAAAAATTCTTACAAGGTTCACCTTAATTTAGCAGCCAGTGAAGATGACATTTGGGAACTTATTAAAGACGTCTTCACAGCTTTCGAGCACGGTTGTATTAAAGGACAAAAAAGATCAGAACAGTGCTCTCAGTACTGTTTCTGGCATTTTTCGAAGGTTAAAAGAAAAGACCTTAAAATATTGTTGCTTACAAGATTTAAGAATGGAGACCTCATTCCAGAAGAATTCCGCAGCGCTTGTCAGAG atgtGAAAGAGAAAGTACTACAGAAGTGCCTGAAGAGAAATCACCTACTAAACG CATGAAAACGACTTCGCAGAAAAGGAAAGCCAATGACGAAGCAGAAACAGAAAGTATTACAAAATGCAAACG gtcaaaaaagaaaatggcTGAAAAAGAAACCCAGATTGACTCGgacaataaagaaattaaagaactaaaacagaaaattgtgaccatgtcgGAAAAGCTAAGATGTACAGAACAGTCTTTGATTGAACAAAAACATTTGGTGAAAGAAAAAGATGGCAAGATTGTT GTATTAAAGAAGCAACTAATTTCTGTGGTGACAAAAGCTGAGGAGCAGAAAGTTATGGTGGCAAATTTGAAC aaGAGGATTATTGATTTGGAAAAAGAACTTGAAGTGGAAATTCAGAATAGAATGCATGCTGAGGAGGCTGCAGTACGGGCTAGGCAAAATACTCAGATCACACCCACCAGTCAGCAG aaAAGTTTAGAGAAAAGGAAGAGCGTTCCAGATGATTTACCAAGGGTTCGTTCAGCTGGTGAGAAAAAG aaaaacaaagaaatagaggaggaacaagaaaaagaaatcctatTGGTTGAATACACCAACggcaaaatattttatgctgCAAGAAAAGGAGCTATTCTCACATATTGCCACAAGCCAGTAGGATTAATTAGAGATGCCCAATTTGTCCATTCCCCTCAAAAACATTCCTTTAAACTTAATGACAAGGATCAGCAAACTTTCCAACAGGAATTTATTATCTTATCAATGAAGGGAATAGTTGATGAGAACATTATCAAAATAGATAAACTGTCCACAACTGTAGATGAGCAGTTGGTAGCAATTACCAAATACATTGAGGAAAAATAA